A window of Bacillus toyonensis BCT-7112 genomic DNA:
ATGTTTACATGAACTGAAACTTATTGTTGACCTTATGTATGAAGGTGGACTTGAAAATATGAGATATTCAGTTTCAGATACAGCGCAGTGGGGCGACTTCGTATCAGGACCACGTGTTGTAACGGAAGATACGAAGAAAGCGATGGGTGCAGTGCTAGCCGAAATTCAAGATGGTACATTTGCAAAAGGTTGGATTGCAGAGCATAAAGCAGGAAAACCAAATTTCCATGCGACAAATGAGAAAGAGAATGAACATGAAATCGAAGTAGTTGGACGTAAATTACGTGAAATGATGCCTTTCGTACAGCCGCGAGTAAAGGCAGGGGTCAAATAATATGAAGCAGATTTTGTTCATGGATACGACGCTACGTGATGGCGAACAATCACCAGGAGTGAATTTAAATGAACAAGAGAAATTGCAAATTGCAAGGCAATTAGAGAGACTAGGTATTCATGTCATGGAAGCTGGCTTTGCAGCAGCTTCCGAAGGCGATTTTCAATCGGTAAAGCGCATCGCAAATACCATTCAAAATGCTACAGTTATGAGTTTAGCTAGAGCGAAAGAAAGTGATATTCGAAGAGCATATGAAGCTGTGAAAGGTGCTGTATCTCCTCGTTTACATGTATTTTTAGCTACGAGTGATATTCATATGAAATATAAACTTTGTATGTCAAAAGAAGATGTGTTAGATAGTATTTATCGCTCGGTTACGCTTGGGAGATCTTTATTTCCGACAGTGCAATTTTCTGCAGAAGATGCGACAAGAACATCAAGAGATTTTTTAGCTGAAGCAGTAGAAGTTGCGATACGTGCAGGAGCGAATGTAATCAATATTCCAGACACAGTAGGTTATACGAACCCAGAAGAATACTATTCCTTATTTAAATACTTACAAGAATCCGTTCCTTCATATGAAAAAGCGATTTTCTCTTGTCATTGCCACGATGATCTTGGGATGGCGGTGGCAAATTCGTTAGCTGCGGTTGAAGGTGGAGCACTGCAAGTAGAGGGAACGATTAATGGCATTGGAGAAAGAGCAGGGAATGCTGCACTAGAGGAGGTCGCAGTTGCTCTTCATATTAGAAAAGATTTCTATAAGGCGGAGCCTTCGATGACGCTAAAAGAGATTAAATCGACAAGTACATTAGTAAGTAGGTTAACGGGTATGGTTGTACCGAAAAATAAAGCGATTGTGGGAGCGAATGCTTTCGCTCACGAATCAGGCATTCATCAGGATGGTGTTTTAAAAGAAGTGACAACATATGAAATCATTGAACCAGCACTTATAGGAGAATCTCAAAACCTATTTGTACTTGGCAAACATTCTGGGCGTCACGCATTTACAGAAAAAATGAAAGAACTAGGCTATGAATTTACAAACGAAGAACGCGATGTGGTGTTTGAAGCGTTTAAAAAATTAGCTGATCGTAAAAAGGAAATTACGGAAGAAGATCTACGTGCACTTATGCTTGGTGAAGCAGCTTTTGCAGCGCAGCAATATAACATTACGCAATTGCAAGTACACTTCGTATCGAATAGTACACAGTGTGCGACAGTTGTATTGAAAGATGAGGCGGGAACTATATACGAAGATGCAGCGACTGGTTCTGGAAGTATTGAAGCAATATACAATGCAATCCAAAGAATTTTAGGATTAGAATGTGAATTGGCAGATTATCGCATACAATCTATTACACAAGGTCAAGACGCACTTGCTCATGTTCATGTTGAATTAAAAGAAGGAACGCATCAAGTATCAGGTTTTGGTGTTGCGCAAGACGTATTGGAAGCATCGGCGAGAGCATATGTTCATGCAGCTGGAAAATTGAAATCGTTTATAGCGCTTGTAAAATAAGGGTTTGATAGGTGAGTGAAGCTTTCCTCACCTATCAAAATAAAGTTCTGAAAATTCAGTTAAAAGGAGTGTTAAAATTGGAAAAACGTATCGTTTGTTTAGCTGGTGATGGTGTCGGCCCGGAAATTATGGAAAGTGCAAAGGAAGTATTGCATATGGTAGAGAGACTATATGGGCATCATTTTCATTTGCAAGATGAGCACTTTGGTGGTGTTGCTATTGATTTAACGGGGCAACCATTACCACAGCGAACACTTGCCGCTTGTTTAGCGAGTGATGCGGTTTTACTTGGGGCAGTTGGTGGACCTCGTTGGGATGGTGCGAAAGAAAGACCGGAGAAAGGATTATTAGCTTTAAGAAAAGGACTTGGTGTATTTGCGAATGTTCGCCCTGTAACGGTAGAAAGCTCAACTTCGCATTTATCCCCATTAAAAAATGCTGATGAAATTGACTTCGTTGTCGTTCGTGAATTAACAGGTGGTATTTATTTTTCTTATCCGAAAGAGCGAACGGAAGAAGTCGCAACGGATACACTTACGTATCATCGTCATGAAATTGAACGTATCGTTTCTTATGCTTTTCAATTAGCGAGTAAGAGATCGAAAAAAGTAACGTCTATTGATAAGGCGAATGTTTTAGAATCTAGTAAATTATGGAGAACTGTTACGGAAGAAGTCGCTCTTCGTTATCCTCATGTTGAGTTAGAGCATATTTTAGTAGATGCAGCTGCTATGGAGTTAATTCGGAACCCAAAGAGATTTGATGTTATCGTAACAGAGAATTTGTTTGGTGATATTTTAAGTGATGAGGCTTCTGTATTAGCAGGGTCATTAGGAATGCTTCCATCAGCGAGTCATGCGGAAAACGGGCCTTCTTTATATGAGCCTATTCACGGTTCAGCACCGGATATTGCAGGGAAAAATAAAGTGAATCCAATTGCGATGATGCGTTCGGTTGCGATGATGCTTGGGCAATCATTTGGATTAACGAGAGAAGGATATGCGATTGAAGAGGCAATTTCTGCAGTTCTTCAATCTGGAAAATGTACAGTTGATATTGGGGGAGATGAGACGACAACTTCATTTACGAAGGCGGTTGTTCAAGAAATGGAAGAGCAGGCACTAGTAGGGAGAGGAAGATAATGGGGAAAAGGTTGCTAGATAAACTTTGGGAAAGACATGTAGTTACAACAAATGAAAATGGATTGGATTTATTATATATCGATCTTCATCTTATTCATGAAGTAACTTCACCGCAAGCCTTTGAAGGCTTGCGGCTTGCAAATCGAATTGTTCGGAGACCGGAATTAACGTTTGCAACGATGGATCATAATATTCCAACGAAAGATATTTGGAATATCACCGATCGCATTGCGAAGCAGCAATTGGATACACTTCGTGAAAATTGTAAACAATTTGAGGTGCGATTAGCTGATATTGGTGATGAAGAGCAAGGAATCGTTCATGTTATCGGGCCGGAACTTGGACTCACACAACCAGGGAAAACGATTGTTTGTGGTGATAGCCATACAGCAACTCACGGTGCTTTCGGTGCGCTAGCGTTTGGTATTGGTACGAGTGAAGTAGAACATGTATTAGCAACTCAAACGTTGTGGCAACGAAAACCGAAAGCGATGGGGATTGAATTAACAGGAAAGTTACCGAAAGGCGTTTATGCAAAGGATATTATTTTACATCTTCTCTCAAAGTACGGTGTAGCGGTTGGGACTGGGTATGTAATGGAATTCTACGGAGAGACGATTCGTGATATGGGAATGGAGGAGAGAATGACACTTTGTAATATGGCAATTGAAGGAGGAGCGAAAGCAGGCATTATTGCACCGGATGAAAAAACATTTTCTTATGTAAAAGGGCGTAAATATGCACCAAAAGACTATGAATCTTTCACGGAAAAATGTTCGGAGCTTTATACGGATTCAGATGCGATTTATGATTTACATATTTCAATAGATGTTACGAGTCTAGCTCCATACGTAACTTGGGGAACAAATCCTAGTATGGGTGTTCCTATTGATGAAAAGTTACCAGAAAAGCATAACGAAAATGATGAAAGAGCATTTTCATATATGGGATTGAGTCCTGGACAAAGTACGTTTGAAATTCCTGTTAAGCATGTCTTTATTGGTTCTTGTACAAATTCACGTTTATCTGACTTAGAAATTGCTGCATCCGTTGTAAAAGGGAAAAAGGTAAAAGAAGGTGTGCGGGCACTCGTTGTACCAGGATCAAAAAGTGTGAGAGAGCGGGCAATGCAAAAAGGCTTACATCACATATTTGAAGAAGCGGGGTTTGAATGGAGAGAGCCTGGATGCTCAATGTGCCTTGGGATGAATCCAGATCAAGTACCTGAAGGAGAACATTGTGCGTCTACTTCAAATCGTAATTTTGAAGGAAGGCAAGGGAAAGGGGCAAGAACACATTTAGTAAGTCCAGCTATGGCAGCAGCTGCTGCATTATATGGGCATTTTGTTGATATTAGAAAGGAGAGTTACGATGGAGCCATTTCGTATTCATAAAGGTACTGCCGCAGTACTTATGAATGATAACATTGATACAGATCAAATTATTCCGAAACAATACTTAAAGAGAATTGAAAGGACAGGATTTGGAAAGTATTTATTTGATGAGTGGCGTTACGATAATGAGCGCCATGAAAATCCTAATTTTCCCCTTAATGCACAAGAACGAAAGGGAGCAAGTATATTAATTACAGGTGATAATTTTGGATGCGGTTCTTCAAGAGAGCATGCTCCGTGGGCCCTTGCTGATTATGGTTTCCGCGTTATTATCGCAGGGGGATTTGCAGATATTTTTTATATGAATTGTATGAAGAATGGTATGTTACCGATTGTAATGGATAAAGAGATGCGTGAACAACTTGCTACAATAAATGCGAGAGATCAAATAGAAGTCGATTTAGAGAATGAAGTCATTACTACAAATACGCACAGGTTTCATTTTACAATCGAGAAAATGTGGAAAGAAAAATTATTAAATGGTCTAGATGAAATTGCCATTACGATGCAATATGAACAAGAAATTGAAGAGTATGAAAGAAAAGTAGCTTTATATTAAGAAATAACGGAATATTAAAAATGTATTTACATTCAGAATTAACTGTTATATAATATGGAAAAATCAGAGGAGAAAGGGAGTAAGTATTATGAATATCGTACAATCTATTAAAATGCTTACACAACTACATCATCATACATGAAACCCTTGAACCTAACGTGAAAACGTGTAGGCACAAGGGTTATTCCCGTTGTACCTACACTCTACTAAAGAGCCTTGTAGGTATTTTGTCTACAAGGCTCTTTTTATTTTCGGTTTGGGTGAATGGAATGGGCATACATTAGAAAGGGAAGGGCGTGTGAATTCAGATGACAAAGTGGAAGCGGGCAAATCCGAATGGAACGAGAGATTACTTATTTGAAGAATGTACGTTAATTGAAGAAGTGGAACAAAAATTAAGACGTACATTTTTAGAGAGAGGCTATGAGGAAATAAGGACACCTACAATTGAATTTTATGATGTGTTTGCTTTTCAAAATCGGCCGATAGATGAAGAGAAGATGTATAAATTTTTTGATGAAAAGGGACGGATTATCGTGTTACGTCCAGATATGACGATTCCTTTAGCGAGAGTAATTGGAACGCAAAGGTGGGATACGCCTCTTAAGGTGACATATAGTGGAAATGTATTTCGGGCGAATGAGTCTCTGTCTGGAAAATATAATGAAATTGTACAAAGTGGTATTGAAATTATCGGGATTGATAATGTAAGAGCTGAAATTGAATGTGTGATAAGTGTAATGCAAGCACTACAAAGGTTGAAGGTACAATCTTTTACAATCGAAATTGGGCAGGTAGAGTTATATAAATGTATTGTAAAAAAGCTCTCTATTCATGATGAAGAAGAGAGAGTACTTAGAACGTATATAGAAAGCAAAAATTATGCTGCTCTCTCAAATTTTATCGGAGAAAAGAAATTAGATCGGTGCGATGAAACAGTAAAATTACTTGAGAAATTACCAAGGTTATTTGGGAATTTAGAGGTTATTGAGGAAGCAGAAAAACTCGCCTCAAGTAATGAAATGAAAATGGCCATTGCAAGAGTGAAAGAAATATATGAAGCGGTTGAAAGGCTAGGCTATGGACCTTATATATCCATTGATTTAGGCATGATTCAACATTTGGACTATTATACGGGTATTATTTTCAAAGGGTATATATATGAAATTGGAGAAGAGATTGTTAGTGGTGGAAGATACGATGAGTTAATTGGGAATTTTGGAGAGATGGTGTCAGCGGTTGGCCTCGCGGTGCAAGTAAATCAAATAATCAAGGCACTTCAAGAGCAACAAGAATCTTATGAACGAGAGCCAATAGATATGATGATACATTATGAATTAAATAGATTAGCGGAAGCTGAAAGGTTAAGAAACTTACTTCGAAAGGACGGGAAGAATGCCCAGTTATCTTTATTCTCTAATTTAAACGACACATTTCAATTTGCAAGAAACAATAAAATAGTAACGGTCGTTGAGGCAAGGAATGAATCATTGGTGGAATATGTATGGAAAGAGAAATGGGTCGTTCAGAAAGAAGGGGAGACTTCATGCGTAACATTCAAATTGCGTTAACGAAAGGAAGATTAGAGAAACATGTTATTCCGCTGTTTGAGAAAATTGGAATTGATTGTTCAGAGCTTAAAGATAAAGGGAGAAAGCTTGTCTTTCAAAGTAAAAATACAAACATTTCATTTATTTTAGTAAAAGCGGTTGATGTTGCTACTTATGTAGAACATGGAGTAGCTGATATTGGGATCGTTGGAAAAGATATTTTAATGGAAAATGAAAAAGATATATATGAAATGTTGGATTTAGGAGTGGGTATGTGTAAATTTTGTGTCGCTTCTATTCCTACGTATAATCCGAAGAGTTACCGAAAGAAACGAATTGCTACGAAATATCCACACATCACTTCCAATTATTTTCACGAAAAGGGAGAAGATGTAGAAATCATAAAAATAGAAGGTTCTGTAGAAATTGCTCCGCTTCTTGGATTAGTAGATGCGATTGTTGATATTGTTGAAACAGGAAAAACACTACAAGAGAATGGGCTCATTGTATTTGAGGAAATGTATTCTATATCCGCTCGAATGATTGTAAATAAGGCAGCTTTAAAAACTAAAAAAGACGAAATATTCAGTATTATAAATGTGATGGAGCAAGAAATTTTATCAGGGAAATAGGAGGGCTTACAATGGAGATCATTTATGAAGACTTCAAGGAGGCATTATCCAAAATAAAAGTGTTGCGAGAAAACGCTAATATAATAGAAGAAACTGTTCAAAGAAGTGTAAGGGAAATCGTTCAAAACGTAAGAGAAAGTAAAGATGAGGCTTTATCTTTCTATACAAAAAAGCTTGATGGTGCGGATGTTAAAACTTTTCGTGTAAGTGAAGAAGAAATAAAACAAGCAAGTGCATTTGTAGAACTTTCTTTTTTAGAGGCGCTACAAGAGGCGAAGAAAAACATTATCTCATATCATGAAAAGCAAAAGAGGCAATCTATGTTTGATTGCGAAAGTGATGGGATAATTAGAGGGCAGCTCATTAGACCGTTAGAAAATGTAGGTGTATATGTGCCAGGCGGGAAGGCATCGTATCCCTCTTCAGTATTAATGAATGTATTGCCAGCCAAACTGGCAGGTGTGAAAAAAATTGTAATGGTAACACCGCCAAGGCAAGGAGGAATTGACCCGCATATATTAACTGCCGCAGGTCTTGCAGGTGTAGATGAAGTTTATATGGCTGGTGGTGCCCAGGCAATCGCTGCTTTAGCGTATGGGACGGAATCGATTCCGAAAGTGGATAAAATAGTTGGACCGGGAAATTTGTACGTTGCTTTAGCGAAGCGAGAAGTATACGGAATAGTAAATATCGATATGATTGCTGGGCCATCAGAAATTGTAGTTATCGCTGATGAAACAGGCAATGCCAAATATATCGCTGCTGATTTATTATCGCAAGCAGAACATGACGAGAGGGCAACAGCGATTTGTATTACAACGAATATAGAACTAGCTAAAGAAGTAGGAAGAGAGATAGAAAGACAGTTAGAAACATTACCAAGAAGTGAAATCGCTCGTGAATCAATAAAAAGAAATGGAGCCATTTTTATCGTTTCTTCTTTAGATGAGGCACTAAAGTTATCAAATGAAATAGCTCCAGAACATTTAGAGTTACATATAAAAGAGCCAATGAATGCTCTAGCTTATGTGAAACATGCAGGCTCTATTTTCCTTGGGCCATATGCACCAGAGCCGCTCGGCGATTATTTGGCAGGACCGAATCACGTTTTACCGACAAGTGGAACAGCAAGATTTTTCTCCCCGTTATCAGTCGATGATTTCGTAAAAAAATCAAGCTTTCTTTCTTATACAGAGGAAGCGTTAAAAAATGTACAACATCATATTGTAGAACTTGCAAATAAAGAAGGTTTATATGCACACGCAAGAGCAGTCCAAATGAGATTTGAGGAGGAAGAATAATGCGACAGTCGAGTCAAGTACGTGAAACGACAGAAACAAAAATTAAATTAAGTTTGCAGCTTGATGAAAGTACGAATGTTTCTATTCAAACAGGAGTAGGTTTTTTTGATCATATGCTAACTTTATTTGCAAGGCATGGACGATTTGGTTTACAAATTGAAGCTGAAGGTGACGTGTTTGTCGATGCACATCACACGGTTGAAGATGTTGGAATTGTACTCGGAAATTGCTTGAAAGAAGCACTGCAAAATAAAGAGAGTATTAATAGGTACGGTTCCGCATATGTACCGATGGATGAATCTTTAGGTTTTGTCGCAATTGATATAAGTGGACGTTCCTATATTGTGTTTCAAGGCGAGTTAACAAAT
This region includes:
- the leuA gene encoding 2-isopropylmalate synthase, giving the protein MKQILFMDTTLRDGEQSPGVNLNEQEKLQIARQLERLGIHVMEAGFAAASEGDFQSVKRIANTIQNATVMSLARAKESDIRRAYEAVKGAVSPRLHVFLATSDIHMKYKLCMSKEDVLDSIYRSVTLGRSLFPTVQFSAEDATRTSRDFLAEAVEVAIRAGANVINIPDTVGYTNPEEYYSLFKYLQESVPSYEKAIFSCHCHDDLGMAVANSLAAVEGGALQVEGTINGIGERAGNAALEEVAVALHIRKDFYKAEPSMTLKEIKSTSTLVSRLTGMVVPKNKAIVGANAFAHESGIHQDGVLKEVTTYEIIEPALIGESQNLFVLGKHSGRHAFTEKMKELGYEFTNEERDVVFEAFKKLADRKKEITEEDLRALMLGEAAFAAQQYNITQLQVHFVSNSTQCATVVLKDEAGTIYEDAATGSGSIEAIYNAIQRILGLECELADYRIQSITQGQDALAHVHVELKEGTHQVSGFGVAQDVLEASARAYVHAAGKLKSFIALVK
- the leuB gene encoding 3-isopropylmalate dehydrogenase; this translates as MEKRIVCLAGDGVGPEIMESAKEVLHMVERLYGHHFHLQDEHFGGVAIDLTGQPLPQRTLAACLASDAVLLGAVGGPRWDGAKERPEKGLLALRKGLGVFANVRPVTVESSTSHLSPLKNADEIDFVVVRELTGGIYFSYPKERTEEVATDTLTYHRHEIERIVSYAFQLASKRSKKVTSIDKANVLESSKLWRTVTEEVALRYPHVELEHILVDAAAMELIRNPKRFDVIVTENLFGDILSDEASVLAGSLGMLPSASHAENGPSLYEPIHGSAPDIAGKNKVNPIAMMRSVAMMLGQSFGLTREGYAIEEAISAVLQSGKCTVDIGGDETTTSFTKAVVQEMEEQALVGRGR
- the leuC gene encoding 3-isopropylmalate dehydratase large subunit — protein: MGKRLLDKLWERHVVTTNENGLDLLYIDLHLIHEVTSPQAFEGLRLANRIVRRPELTFATMDHNIPTKDIWNITDRIAKQQLDTLRENCKQFEVRLADIGDEEQGIVHVIGPELGLTQPGKTIVCGDSHTATHGAFGALAFGIGTSEVEHVLATQTLWQRKPKAMGIELTGKLPKGVYAKDIILHLLSKYGVAVGTGYVMEFYGETIRDMGMEERMTLCNMAIEGGAKAGIIAPDEKTFSYVKGRKYAPKDYESFTEKCSELYTDSDAIYDLHISIDVTSLAPYVTWGTNPSMGVPIDEKLPEKHNENDERAFSYMGLSPGQSTFEIPVKHVFIGSCTNSRLSDLEIAASVVKGKKVKEGVRALVVPGSKSVRERAMQKGLHHIFEEAGFEWREPGCSMCLGMNPDQVPEGEHCASTSNRNFEGRQGKGARTHLVSPAMAAAAALYGHFVDIRKESYDGAISYS
- the leuD gene encoding 3-isopropylmalate dehydratase small subunit — encoded protein: MEPFRIHKGTAAVLMNDNIDTDQIIPKQYLKRIERTGFGKYLFDEWRYDNERHENPNFPLNAQERKGASILITGDNFGCGSSREHAPWALADYGFRVIIAGGFADIFYMNCMKNGMLPIVMDKEMREQLATINARDQIEVDLENEVITTNTHRFHFTIEKMWKEKLLNGLDEIAITMQYEQEIEEYERKVALY
- a CDS encoding ATP phosphoribosyltransferase regulatory subunit, with amino-acid sequence MTKWKRANPNGTRDYLFEECTLIEEVEQKLRRTFLERGYEEIRTPTIEFYDVFAFQNRPIDEEKMYKFFDEKGRIIVLRPDMTIPLARVIGTQRWDTPLKVTYSGNVFRANESLSGKYNEIVQSGIEIIGIDNVRAEIECVISVMQALQRLKVQSFTIEIGQVELYKCIVKKLSIHDEEERVLRTYIESKNYAALSNFIGEKKLDRCDETVKLLEKLPRLFGNLEVIEEAEKLASSNEMKMAIARVKEIYEAVERLGYGPYISIDLGMIQHLDYYTGIIFKGYIYEIGEEIVSGGRYDELIGNFGEMVSAVGLAVQVNQIIKALQEQQESYEREPIDMMIHYELNRLAEAERLRNLLRKDGKNAQLSLFSNLNDTFQFARNNKIVTVVEARNESLVEYVWKEKWVVQKEGETSCVTFKLR
- the hisG gene encoding ATP phosphoribosyltransferase translates to MRNIQIALTKGRLEKHVIPLFEKIGIDCSELKDKGRKLVFQSKNTNISFILVKAVDVATYVEHGVADIGIVGKDILMENEKDIYEMLDLGVGMCKFCVASIPTYNPKSYRKKRIATKYPHITSNYFHEKGEDVEIIKIEGSVEIAPLLGLVDAIVDIVETGKTLQENGLIVFEEMYSISARMIVNKAALKTKKDEIFSIINVMEQEILSGK
- the hisD gene encoding histidinol dehydrogenase; protein product: MEIIYEDFKEALSKIKVLRENANIIEETVQRSVREIVQNVRESKDEALSFYTKKLDGADVKTFRVSEEEIKQASAFVELSFLEALQEAKKNIISYHEKQKRQSMFDCESDGIIRGQLIRPLENVGVYVPGGKASYPSSVLMNVLPAKLAGVKKIVMVTPPRQGGIDPHILTAAGLAGVDEVYMAGGAQAIAALAYGTESIPKVDKIVGPGNLYVALAKREVYGIVNIDMIAGPSEIVVIADETGNAKYIAADLLSQAEHDERATAICITTNIELAKEVGREIERQLETLPRSEIARESIKRNGAIFIVSSLDEALKLSNEIAPEHLELHIKEPMNALAYVKHAGSIFLGPYAPEPLGDYLAGPNHVLPTSGTARFFSPLSVDDFVKKSSFLSYTEEALKNVQHHIVELANKEGLYAHARAVQMRFEEEE
- the hisB gene encoding imidazoleglycerol-phosphate dehydratase HisB yields the protein MRQSSQVRETTETKIKLSLQLDESTNVSIQTGVGFFDHMLTLFARHGRFGLQIEAEGDVFVDAHHTVEDVGIVLGNCLKEALQNKESINRYGSAYVPMDESLGFVAIDISGRSYIVFQGELTNPKLGDFDTELTEEFFRAVAHAANITLHARILYGSNTHHKIEALFKAFGRALREAVEKNDNITGVNSTKGML